The Salinibaculum sp. SYNS191 genome has a window encoding:
- a CDS encoding thermonuclease family protein yields MTQTTRRFFLVMLVVLAGCSVNVTETGPTATGTASSGVGAGDATTSPAFEPAERIPVRVTDVVDGDTVDVVLPDGSEETVRLLGVDTPEVHTETTPPEFEGVPDSEAGRACLREAGQNASEYLRGHLSGEDATLLVDPVSDRRGGYGRLLAYVSHDGRNLNYALVGSGHARVYDSQFALRTAFYDAEVDAREAGRGVWRCRSPV; encoded by the coding sequence ATGACGCAGACGACCCGACGCTTCTTTCTCGTGATGCTGGTCGTCCTCGCCGGCTGTAGCGTGAACGTGACCGAGACCGGCCCGACAGCGACGGGGACGGCGTCGTCCGGGGTCGGCGCTGGGGACGCAACGACGTCGCCGGCCTTCGAGCCGGCGGAACGGATTCCGGTCCGCGTGACGGACGTGGTCGACGGCGATACAGTCGACGTCGTGCTGCCGGACGGGAGCGAGGAGACGGTCCGGTTGCTCGGGGTCGATACACCGGAGGTCCACACAGAGACGACCCCGCCGGAGTTCGAGGGCGTCCCCGACAGCGAGGCGGGACGGGCCTGTCTCCGCGAGGCCGGCCAGAACGCGAGCGAGTACCTGCGAGGGCACCTCTCCGGCGAGGACGCGACGCTGCTCGTCGACCCCGTCTCGGACCGCCGCGGCGGGTACGGCCGTCTGCTGGCGTACGTCTCCCACGACGGCCGGAACCTGAACTACGCGCTCGTGGGCTCCGGCCACGCCCGCGTCTACGACTCGCAGTTCGCGCTCCGCACGGCGTTCTACGACGCGGAGGTCGACGCCAGGGAGGCTGGACGCGGCGTCTGGCGGTGTCGGA